The genomic region TCATGGGGCGGGCTCCTCTTGCGGGCTGCGATGGCGGTTCAGATAGCCGGTAATCTCGCGTTTGATCTCCGGCCCAAATATATAGATGGCGATCACGTTGGGAATTGCCATCAGGAAAAATGCACTATCAACCAGGTCGAAAACGGCTTGGACCGGCAGGATCGATCCGATGGGTAGCATTACGACATAGAGAATCTTGTAGGTCATGGTCCGGATTGGACCTTCGCCCACAAGATATCCCCAGGCTTGCAAACCGTAAAACCCCCAGGCGCAGAGCGTGGAATAGGCGAACAGGAAGACAGCGACCGCAAGCAGGATCGGGAACCAGCTCGATATCTGCGCGAAGGCCGCGGAGGTGATGGTGATGTCGTTGAGGCCACTTTCGTGCGTGCCAGCCAGGACGATGGCGATCGCGCCGAGGGAACAGACGATCACGGTATCGATAAATGGCTCGAGCAGGGCGACAAGGCCTTCGGAGGCCGGATCATGGGTGCGGGCCTGGGCATGAGCGATGACCGCCGATCCGACACCGGCTTCACTGGAATAGACCGCGCGTTGCATGCCGACGACAAAGGCGCCGAGCATTCCGCCCGCTGCAGCTTCGCCGCTAAACGCGTCGCCGATGATGATCGCAAGCGCATTGGGGAGTTCGGCTGCGTTCATGAAGATGATGGCGAAAACGCCGACCAGGTAGATGGCCGCCATGCCGGGAACGAGGACTGAGGTAACGCGCGCCAGCCAGCGGACGCCGCCGACGACGACCAGTCCAACCAGTACCGCCAGGATCGCGCCATAGCCTGCGCCGCTCGTAAAGCCGGTAACGTTGGAAATCTGGGCAAAGCTCTGATTGACCTGGACCAGCGGTATCGCGCCGCCGAGCGCGAAAAAGGCGTAGATGCCGCCGAGCACCAGTCCGACTTTCGGCCAGCCGCGGGCGGCCAGTCCGTTTTTGAGGGCGTACATCGGGCCGCCGCGGATCGTGCCGTCTTTGTTCACCACGCGGTATTTGTGGCCAAGCGTCACCTCGACGCATTTGAGGGTCATCGCGAAAAAGCCGATGATGAACATCCAGAACGCAGCGCCGGGTCCGCCGGTCGCTATGGCGACCGCAACACCGGCAATGTTGCCAAGGCCGACCGTGCCGGAAAGCGCGGTGGTTAGCGCGCCAAACTGGCTGATCTGGCCGGGCGCATCGATATTATGTCCCGGCTTGGTAAGGATCCGCACCGAATAGGGCAGGGCGCGTACGTTAATGAAACCCAGCCATAAGGTGAACAAGATCATCGGCACCGCGAGCCAGATCACAATCAGCGTAACCTCGACTCCAAAGATCGGTACTTTCATGAACACCATCGCATTGAGATCGGCGAGCGCCCGTTCAAGCCATGCAATCATGCCAGTCCTTCTCCGCCCACTCTTCTCATATGCATCACGCTTCACACGATCATGGGGGGCGGCTAGGAGAGTCACAAGCAGAAACAACTTAAAGTTGAATATCGATGACGCGCAGCTATTTCGGGACCGACGGCATAAGGGGCCGCACCAACCAGACACCGATGACGGCCGATGTCGCGATGAAGGTCGGCCAGGCTGCCGGTGCCCACTTTCTGCGCGGCGAGCACCGCCATCGCGTGGTGATCGGCAAGGATACGCGCCTCTCAGGCTATATGATGGAATCGGCGCTTGTTGCTGGTTTCACAAGCGTAGGCATGGATGTCGTCATGGTTGGGCCGATGCCGACTCCAGGAGTTGCGATGCTGACCCAGTCGATGCGCGCTGATTTAGGCGTGATGATTTCGGCGAGTCATAATCCCTATGTTGATAACGGTATCAAGCTGTTCGGCCCCAATGGCTACAAGCTATCCGATGCAGACGAGGCGGCGATTGAAGCGTTATTGCAAGACCCGCCGTCACTGGTTGATTCTGAGCAAATTGGGCGTGCTCGTCGCGTGGATGATGCGCAAGGCCGGTACATCAACGATGCCAAGGCGACATTTTCCAGCAAGCTGCGGCTCGACGGGTTAAAGATTGTCGTGGACTGCGCCAATGGCGCGGCATACCAGGTTGCCCCGTCGGCACTCTGGGAACTCGGTGCGGATGTGATTGCTATGGGCGTCTCGCCGAACGGAACCAATATCAATGACAATTGCGGATCGACCTATCCGCAGGGCCTGTGTGAGCGCGTTGTCGAAGAAGGCGCGGCAATCGGATTGGCGCTGGATGGCGATGCTGATCGACTGATTGTCGTCGATGAAAAAGGGAAGCTGGTCGATGGCGACCAACTGATGGCGCTGATCGGTAGCGATTGGAAGCGACGCGGCAAACTTGTCGGCGATGCTATTGTGGCTACCGTCATGTCGAACCTTGGACTCGAAAGGTTTCTCGAAGACGAAGGCATTGGTCTTGAACGATCTCAAGTTGGTGATCGCTATGTTCTGGAGCGCATGCGCGAAAAAGGTTGCAATGTCGGCGGTGAGCAATCCGGACACCTAATTCTAACTGATTATGCGACAACTGGAGATGGCTTGATTGCAGGACTCCAAATATTGGCGGCGCTCGTTACTAGCGAAAAGCCTGCCAGCGAGCTGCTACACCTTTTCGAACCTTACCCGCAGTTGTTGAAGAATGTACGGTACAATGGCGGCAGTCCGTTGGACGCAGAAGTTGTGAAGCAGGCAATTGCGGCTGGTGAGAGCCGACTTTCCGAGACCGGACGGGTGTTAATTCGTAAATCCGGTACCGAACCGTTGATCAGAGTTATGGCCGAAGGTGAAAATGAAGATCTGATAGAAGCCGTTGTGGGCGACATCTGCGCAGCGGTTGAGGGAGTCGACTGATGCTTGAGATGCGTCCGGATTGCGAACGCTGTGGAAAAGACCTGCCCGCCGATGCGCCCGGTGCCCATATTTGCAGTTTTGAGTGCACCTTTTGCGAAGATTGCACAAAGGGCCCGCTGGCTGGCACGTGCCCCAACTGCGGCGGCGAGCTTCAGCGGCGGCCAATTCGCGCAACTGCGCTGCTTAAACGCTTTCCGGCTTCGACCGAACGGAAATATAAGGCGAACGCATGACGAAACCAGCCCGAATACTCGCAATCGCGGGTTCGGATAGCGGGGGCGGTGCCGGCCTTCAGGCTGACATCAAAACGATCACCAATCTCGGTGGCCATGCGATGACCGCAGTTACCGTGATTACGGCGCAAAACACTCTCGGCGTGCAGGAGTCAGAGACGGTCAGCATCAATATTGTGTTGGCGCAAATTGACTCTGTTGAGTCCGATATTGGGATTGACGCGATCAAGATCGGTATGTTGGGCTCGAGCGATTTGATCGGCCCATTGGCTCAGCGGCTTGCACATCTGGAAGTTCCGATCGTGTTTGACCCGGTCATGGTCGCGACGAGTGGCTCCATGCTGGCGGACGAGGCTACAATTGCCGGTTTTCACGCGCTGATGCGTGTCGCGACAATCACAACCCCGAATCTAACAGAGCTGGCGCGACTAACATCGTCGCAACTCTCGTCTACCTATGAAATGGAACGCGAAGCCCGGCGCCTGTCGAGAGACTCGAATTGCATGATACTGGCCAAGGGCGGACATCTGGAAAGTGACTTGATCACCGACATTTTCGTTCAGCCAGATGGCAAAGTTGATCGCTGGAAGGCCGGACGGATTGAAACTCAAAACAACCATGGGACAGGTTGCGCCCTGTCAAGTGCGCTTGCGACCGGACTTGGGCAAGGTCTGGCGCCTGTAGATGCTATTAGCCAGGCACGTGGATTTGTACGAGCGGCCCTAATAGCCGCCCCGGAGCTAGGGCAGGGCAACGGACCGCTCGGCTTTGCGACAATGCGCGAGTATTGGCCGTGAGCCGAGTCATTGCCGGTGTCGACGAGGCAGGTCGGGGGCCGCTGGCCGGACCGGTAGTAGCCGCCGCGGTGATTCTCCGCGATGCCGCGATAGACGGCCTTGATGATAGCAAAAAATTGAGTGCGCGCCGCAGAGGTGATCTCGAAATTGAGATCCGCCAACATTGCGCGGTTGGCATTGGTTGGGCGGAGCCGGAGGAGATCGACACGATCAATATTCTCCAGGCGACCTTAGCTGCAATGAGGCGGGCGGTTGAAGCGCTGGATTTTGAGCCGGATCATATCCTCGTCGATGGCAACAAGTTACCCGACTGGCGATATTCGGCAGAGGCGGTGATTGGTGGAGATGCGCTTCATCCATGTATCTCTGCTGCTTCGATCGTTGCGAAGGAAACGCGCGATCGGATGATGCGTGAAGCTGCGCATGAACATCCCCACTATGGTTGGGAGAGCAACAAGGGATATCCAACACAGCGGCATCTTGAGGCGCTGCGCAAACATGGGCCGAGCGCGCTGCATCGGCGGAGTTTCGGACCGGTCGCCCAGTCATTGCTCGATCTTTGAGTCTTTCCCGCCACACCCCATCATCTTGAGTCCGTCACGCCCCTCGACGCGCTATATCTGGTGTTGGACTCTTTTCGTTCGCCCTTCGTTAACCATATCCTAACCTTATGCGTTAACTAAGTTCAGCTTGACCCGGGAGTCCGGCTGACTCAGGCTCCCGTCTCTTTGTGTGAGGGGGTAATGCGGGATGGCGACTGCGGCAAAAGTTAAGACGGCCAATCGACGGCGCGCAAAGCCGCAGAAAACGGCGGTCGCGATCGAAACCGATCGTATCCTCGAAGATGATTGCGTATCGGCAATGGCGTCGCTGCCCGATGCCTGTATCGACATGATCTTTGCCGATCCTCCCTATAATCTGCAACTTGGCGGCGATCTGTATCGACCGGAAGGCAGCCAGGTCGATGCGGTCGACGATGATTGGGACAAGTTTGACAGTTTCGGTGCTTATGACGCCTTTACCCGCGCCTGGCTGAAAGAGGCGCGGCGGATTCTCAAACCCAACGGCACATTGTGGGTAATTGGCAGCTATCACAATATCTTCCGGGTCGGAGCTGCCTTGCAGGATGAAGGCTATTGGATCCTCAATGACATTGTCTGGCGCAAGGCCAACCCGATGCCGAACTTTCGCGGCACCCGCTTCACCAATGCCCATGAAACGATGATCTGGGCCTCCAAGAGCGAGAAGGCGAAATACACATTCAACTATAAGACAATGAAATCGCTCAATGACGAATTGCAGATGCGTTCTGACTGGCTGATTCCGATCTGCGCCGGGCAGGAGCGTCTCAAAGATGGCGGCAAGAAAGCGCATCCCACGCAAAAACCCGAAGCTTTGCTCTATCGCGTGATGCTCGCCAGCACCAAACCCGGCGACGTCGTCCTCGATCCATTTTTTGGAACAGGAACCACAGGCGCGGTTGCGCGCCGCCTTGGGCGCAAATGGCTCGGCATCGAACGTGAGAAACGCTATTGCCGGGTGGCGCGCGAACGGATTGAAGATGCGCTGCCGCTCGATGAGTCCGCGCTCACGATTATGAAATCCAACGCTGCACAGCCCAAAGTACCCTTTGGCTCCTTGCTCGAAACCGGCATGTTGAAGCCGGGCGCGATCCTCACGGACTCCAAGCGCCGCTGGAAAGCGGAGGTCCGGATTGACGGGTCGCTGGCGACAAAGAATGGCAAAGAGGGGTCGATCCACAAACTCGGCGCCCTGTTGCAAGGCGCTCCATCCTGCAATGGCTGGACCTTCTGGTTCGTCGAGACAAAGGATGGCCTGCAATCGATTGACGAATTGCGCGCTGAATATCGCCTGGCCCATTTCGCATAGAAGCCCGCCTAGACCTGACTGAATCAGCCCATGGCTTTCTCGCGCGGCTCGGTTAAACATCGGCTATGACTGACATCCCCTCATCCGCGCGGCTCTATTTCCGTCCCACTGGATTTGTCGATGCGCCATTTGATCTGGATGGCCAGGTACTTCGGCTCTCCGGCGGAATGCTCTGGTTCAGCGCATTTGATGTGATTGTGCTCGACGGTGGTCAGCGGCTCGCGCCCAGGCTCGTTTCGGTCGCGGCGCTCGATACGTTTCTTGAGACCCTTTCGGACGAACACGCCGAAGACGCGCGGCAATCCATTGAACGCGTGACCGCATCCCGCGAGCCACTGCAGTTCGGTGAGCGTGTATTGCGCATGGACGAGCCACGCATTGCCGGGATCCTCAATGTCACGCCGGACAGTTTTTCAGATGGCGGAAAGCATAGTGAAGATCCGCAGGCGGCCGCTGACGCAGGGTTTGCGATGAGCGCGCAGGGCGCAGCGATGATCGATGTCGGCGGAGAATCTACCCGACCGGGCGCTGCGGATGTGTGGGAAGGCGATGAGCTCGAAAGGGTTCTACCTGTGGTCGAACGGCTTGCCGCATCCGGCGTCGCGGTATCGATCGACACGCGCAAGGCGAGTGTTATGGAGGCCGCGCTGGCGGCCGGTGCCGCAATCGTCAATGATGTCAGCGCGTTGCGGTTTGACGATCGCGCCCTGGGCCTCGTCGCTGATGCCGGTTGCCCGGTCATCATCATGCACCATGCGGGCAAAGGGCATGAACTTCATGCGGATCCCAACTATCGGGACCCTCTGATTGAAGTATATGACTGGTTTGAAGACCGTATTGCAGACCTCGAACAAGCAGGGATCAGTCGCGATAGGATCGTTGTGGATCCCGGCATCGGTTTCGGTAAGGCGCTTCAACATAATCTGTCGCTGATCAACGGGTTAAGTCTGTTCCATGCGCTTGGTTGCTCCATCATGTTGGGTGCCAGCCGCAAGCGGTTGATCGGAGCACTATCTAACGAAGCGCCTGTCGAGCAACGGCTTGGCGGTTCTGTGGCACTTACCGTGCTCGGGGCGAACCAAGGCGTTCAGCTGTTACGAGTTCATGATGTGCCTGAGAGCCTGCAAGCGCTCCATATCTGGCGCGGTATGAGAGACGCGGCACTGATGCCGACCAGCTAGGCGGCGTTGTCGATGCCGAGTTCGGCCAGTTTCCGATAAAGCGTGGATCGACCGATTCCCAATCGCCGAGCAACCTCGGTCATGCGGCCACGATAATGGCCAATCGCGAGGCGGATGACATCGGCCTCGATATCCGACAGGGGTCGGAGATTCCCGTCCGGTTCATAGAGTGCAACACCTGGGCCGTCGGCAAAGGCGTGGACCGCTACCGGTTGTTCCTGGGGACGGTTTTCCGCTTGCCGCACATGATCTGTGATTTCAGGAAAATCGGCTGATGTTAAAGCGGCGCCCTGACAATCGATGGCCGCCCTGAACAAGGTGTCCTGCAATTGGCGAACATTGCCCGGCCATTCGTACCGCATCAGCACGGCAAGCGCGTCGTCGGTAATGCCGAGTGACTCAATTCCGGGTTGGCGCGCTATCCGGGTGAGCAGGTGGCGTGCAAGCGGCGGAATATCTCCGGCCCGTTTGCGCAGCGGTGGAATGGTGAGCCCGACAATGTTCAGGCGGTAATAGAGATCTTCGCGAAAATTGCCGGCAGTAACCTGTTCCAAAAGATCGCTATTGGCGCCGCTGATGAGCCGAACATCGACTTCAAATCCGCGCGGTGCGCCAATTGGCCGGATGATTCCCGTTTCGATTGTCTTGGCAAGCTTCGCTTGTACTTCAGCGGGAATAGCGGAGATATCATCGATGAAGAGTGTGGCGCTGTCGGCCTCGGCGAGCTTGCCGATATGTTTTTCAAATGCCCCGGCAAAGGCGCCTTTTTCATGACCGAACAATTCGGATTCAATGAGATTGGCCGGCGTGGCGCTGCAATTGAGGGTGTAGAGCGGGCGCTTTGCGCGCGGACTGGCGGCATGAATTGCGCGAGCGAAAACTTCTTTGCCAACGCCAGGTTCACCATCGATGAGAACTGGCACCCGTGATCGCGCCGCTTTTGCCGCGATCGCCAAGGCGGCCCGAAACTCAGGCGACGAACCGACAATCTCATCGAACGGCAGGGTCTGCGAGACTTTTTCGCTCAATGGCCGAAGCTCGCCGCGATGGATATTGGCTTCCGTGGCCGCTTCAAGTGCAGCGAGCAGCCGTTCGGGTGCGATCGGCTTGGCAAGAAAATCGGTGGCACCGGCCCGCATTGCCTCAACGGCAATCGACACTTCGGACTGAGCCGTGATGACCAGGATCGGGCGCTTCTGCGGCAGGTTCGCGATGTGTTGGATCAGCTCGACATCATCAGCATTGGGCGCCCAGTAATCGATCAAGACAGCATCGACCGTTTCGCTCTCAGCTGACTCGAGCAACAACAGTGCATCCTTGCCGGTTTCCGCCCGCAAGCTGCGCCAGCCAGCCCGTGCGGCGATAGCCGAAATCAGACGTCCCTGTGCGGGTTCGTCATCGATCAACAATAAGGTTTTTACGCGCTCTGCCGACATTAAGGCACTCTCTCCAGAATGAACCAACGAGTGTTAGACCAGACAGGGTAAAAGCGACCTTAAGGCCGCGATAACAGTTAACCTTTTTGCGAACCCAGAAAAATCATCATCAAAAGAGCTTGAGGCAGGCGGGGGGCATGGGTAGACGTAACCGCAACAACGCTTTTCTAACGCAGGGGTATCGCTAATGACGGACGGAAACGGCCATCCGGACATGGACTATAAGTCGCATGACAACACATATTCGGGCTTTCTTGGCCTTTTGAAGTGGGGAACGATCCTGTCTATTATCGCCGCGATTGCAGCCATAGTCGCCATAACTTGATAAGGGGCTGATCACTTGAAAATCGCCGTCCTGAATGAGCGGGATCCGCTCGAATCCCGTGTGTCTGCAACGCCCGAAAGCGTTAAGAAATTCTTGGCTCTTGGGGCTGAAATGGCCGTTGAGGCGGGTGCCGGTGATACGGCTGGCGTATCGGACGGTGAATATAGTGAGGCTGGTGCGACGGTCGGCGATCGCGCTGCGGTTATCGAAAATGCCGATGTAATTTTCTGTGTCCGCGGTCCAGACCCCGATGAACTCGCCTCGGCCAAACAAGGCGTGCGCCTGATCGGTGCGCTTGATCCGTTTAACCGGCGCGAGACAATAGATGCCTATGCCAAGGCCGGTGTTGAAGCGCTGGCAATGGAATTCATGCCGCGCATCACCCGCGCCCAGTCAATGGACATATTGTCGAGCCAATCGAATCTTGCCGGCTATAAGGCCGTCCTCGATGCGGCGGGCGAATATGGCCGTGCCTTTCCGATGATGATGACGGCCGCTGGCACAGTCACCGCTGCGCGCTGTTTCGTGATGGGGGTCGGTGTTGCGGGTCTCCAGGCAATCGCAACCGCACGGCGGCTGGGCGCACAGGTTTCCGCGACAGACGTGCGCGCTGCGACCAAGGAGCAGATTGAAAGCCTTGGTGCCAAGCCGATCTTTGTCGAGGAAGTCGAAGGGATCGAAGGCGAAGGCACGGGCGGATATGCAACCGAGATGTCCGAAGAATATCAAAAGGCGCAAGCCGAACTGGTGTCTTCCCATATCGCCAAGCAGGATATCGTGATCACCACCGCGCTCATTCCGGGGCGCCCGGCGCCGCGATTGATTTCGGATGAGCAGCTGGCCTCGATGCGGCCGGGCAGCGTTATCGTCGATCTTGCGGTCGAGCAGGGCGGCAATGTCGAAGGGGCGGTTGCCGGAGAGACGGTCGAAAGACATGGCG from Parasphingopyxis sp. CP4 harbors:
- a CDS encoding DUF1272 domain-containing protein; the protein is MLEMRPDCERCGKDLPADAPGAHICSFECTFCEDCTKGPLAGTCPNCGGELQRRPIRATALLKRFPASTERKYKANA
- a CDS encoding site-specific DNA-methyltransferase; the encoded protein is MATAAKVKTANRRRAKPQKTAVAIETDRILEDDCVSAMASLPDACIDMIFADPPYNLQLGGDLYRPEGSQVDAVDDDWDKFDSFGAYDAFTRAWLKEARRILKPNGTLWVIGSYHNIFRVGAALQDEGYWILNDIVWRKANPMPNFRGTRFTNAHETMIWASKSEKAKYTFNYKTMKSLNDELQMRSDWLIPICAGQERLKDGGKKAHPTQKPEALLYRVMLASTKPGDVVLDPFFGTGTTGAVARRLGRKWLGIEREKRYCRVARERIEDALPLDESALTIMKSNAAQPKVPFGSLLETGMLKPGAILTDSKRRWKAEVRIDGSLATKNGKEGSIHKLGALLQGAPSCNGWTFWFVETKDGLQSIDELRAEYRLAHFA
- a CDS encoding sodium:alanine symporter family protein; translation: MIAWLERALADLNAMVFMKVPIFGVEVTLIVIWLAVPMILFTLWLGFINVRALPYSVRILTKPGHNIDAPGQISQFGALTTALSGTVGLGNIAGVAVAIATGGPGAAFWMFIIGFFAMTLKCVEVTLGHKYRVVNKDGTIRGGPMYALKNGLAARGWPKVGLVLGGIYAFFALGGAIPLVQVNQSFAQISNVTGFTSGAGYGAILAVLVGLVVVGGVRWLARVTSVLVPGMAAIYLVGVFAIIFMNAAELPNALAIIIGDAFSGEAAAGGMLGAFVVGMQRAVYSSEAGVGSAVIAHAQARTHDPASEGLVALLEPFIDTVIVCSLGAIAIVLAGTHESGLNDITITSAAFAQISSWFPILLAVAVFLFAYSTLCAWGFYGLQAWGYLVGEGPIRTMTYKILYVVMLPIGSILPVQAVFDLVDSAFFLMAIPNVIAIYIFGPEIKREITGYLNRHRSPQEEPAP
- a CDS encoding sigma-54 dependent transcriptional regulator codes for the protein MSAERVKTLLLIDDEPAQGRLISAIAARAGWRSLRAETGKDALLLLESAESETVDAVLIDYWAPNADDVELIQHIANLPQKRPILVITAQSEVSIAVEAMRAGATDFLAKPIAPERLLAALEAATEANIHRGELRPLSEKVSQTLPFDEIVGSSPEFRAALAIAAKAARSRVPVLIDGEPGVGKEVFARAIHAASPRAKRPLYTLNCSATPANLIESELFGHEKGAFAGAFEKHIGKLAEADSATLFIDDISAIPAEVQAKLAKTIETGIIRPIGAPRGFEVDVRLISGANSDLLEQVTAGNFREDLYYRLNIVGLTIPPLRKRAGDIPPLARHLLTRIARQPGIESLGITDDALAVLMRYEWPGNVRQLQDTLFRAAIDCQGAALTSADFPEITDHVRQAENRPQEQPVAVHAFADGPGVALYEPDGNLRPLSDIEADVIRLAIGHYRGRMTEVARRLGIGRSTLYRKLAELGIDNAA
- a CDS encoding aa3-type cytochrome c oxidase subunit IV, with translation MTDGNGHPDMDYKSHDNTYSGFLGLLKWGTILSIIAAIAAIVAIT
- the glmM gene encoding phosphoglucosamine mutase: MTRSYFGTDGIRGRTNQTPMTADVAMKVGQAAGAHFLRGEHRHRVVIGKDTRLSGYMMESALVAGFTSVGMDVVMVGPMPTPGVAMLTQSMRADLGVMISASHNPYVDNGIKLFGPNGYKLSDADEAAIEALLQDPPSLVDSEQIGRARRVDDAQGRYINDAKATFSSKLRLDGLKIVVDCANGAAYQVAPSALWELGADVIAMGVSPNGTNINDNCGSTYPQGLCERVVEEGAAIGLALDGDADRLIVVDEKGKLVDGDQLMALIGSDWKRRGKLVGDAIVATVMSNLGLERFLEDEGIGLERSQVGDRYVLERMREKGCNVGGEQSGHLILTDYATTGDGLIAGLQILAALVTSEKPASELLHLFEPYPQLLKNVRYNGGSPLDAEVVKQAIAAGESRLSETGRVLIRKSGTEPLIRVMAEGENEDLIEAVVGDICAAVEGVD
- a CDS encoding ribonuclease HII is translated as MAVSRVIAGVDEAGRGPLAGPVVAAAVILRDAAIDGLDDSKKLSARRRGDLEIEIRQHCAVGIGWAEPEEIDTINILQATLAAMRRAVEALDFEPDHILVDGNKLPDWRYSAEAVIGGDALHPCISAASIVAKETRDRMMREAAHEHPHYGWESNKGYPTQRHLEALRKHGPSALHRRSFGPVAQSLLDL
- the thiD gene encoding bifunctional hydroxymethylpyrimidine kinase/phosphomethylpyrimidine kinase; the encoded protein is MTKPARILAIAGSDSGGGAGLQADIKTITNLGGHAMTAVTVITAQNTLGVQESETVSINIVLAQIDSVESDIGIDAIKIGMLGSSDLIGPLAQRLAHLEVPIVFDPVMVATSGSMLADEATIAGFHALMRVATITTPNLTELARLTSSQLSSTYEMEREARRLSRDSNCMILAKGGHLESDLITDIFVQPDGKVDRWKAGRIETQNNHGTGCALSSALATGLGQGLAPVDAISQARGFVRAALIAAPELGQGNGPLGFATMREYWP
- a CDS encoding Re/Si-specific NAD(P)(+) transhydrogenase subunit alpha produces the protein MKIAVLNERDPLESRVSATPESVKKFLALGAEMAVEAGAGDTAGVSDGEYSEAGATVGDRAAVIENADVIFCVRGPDPDELASAKQGVRLIGALDPFNRRETIDAYAKAGVEALAMEFMPRITRAQSMDILSSQSNLAGYKAVLDAAGEYGRAFPMMMTAAGTVTAARCFVMGVGVAGLQAIATARRLGAQVSATDVRAATKEQIESLGAKPIFVEEVEGIEGEGTGGYATEMSEEYQKAQAELVSSHIAKQDIVITTALIPGRPAPRLISDEQLASMRPGSVIVDLAVEQGGNVEGAVAGETVERHGVKIVGNRNVAGRLAADASALFARNLYNFLSAFWDEEAKAPVLPEDDEIVQGVTLTKGGQIVNERLTAN
- the folP gene encoding dihydropteroate synthase, with product MTDIPSSARLYFRPTGFVDAPFDLDGQVLRLSGGMLWFSAFDVIVLDGGQRLAPRLVSVAALDTFLETLSDEHAEDARQSIERVTASREPLQFGERVLRMDEPRIAGILNVTPDSFSDGGKHSEDPQAAADAGFAMSAQGAAMIDVGGESTRPGAADVWEGDELERVLPVVERLAASGVAVSIDTRKASVMEAALAAGAAIVNDVSALRFDDRALGLVADAGCPVIIMHHAGKGHELHADPNYRDPLIEVYDWFEDRIADLEQAGISRDRIVVDPGIGFGKALQHNLSLINGLSLFHALGCSIMLGASRKRLIGALSNEAPVEQRLGGSVALTVLGANQGVQLLRVHDVPESLQALHIWRGMRDAALMPTS